The following are encoded in a window of Primulina eburnea isolate SZY01 chromosome 4, ASM2296580v1, whole genome shotgun sequence genomic DNA:
- the LOC140829091 gene encoding protein DEHYDRATION-INDUCED 19-like isoform X2 — MDSDFWTTRLPAAKRQFNLQHHRHLSHTHGFSQFDRFGRDGFELEEEIRSDFPCPYCFEEFDIASLCQHLEDEHPCESKPAICPVCSAKVIRDVLSHITLQHGHLFKFQRRRRLRRVPIPNNQALSLLGKDLREAHLQALLGSSTYRSNNAASSNANAVADPFLSSLVLNFTGSESEEISKSVMSSIEEISSKSDASLPMWKSSLDSSLSREEREERTRQAAGRAVFLQDLLVSALSSD; from the exons ATGGATTCTGATTTCTGGACCACTCGCCTGCCCGCTGCGAAAAGGCAGTTCAATCTGCAGCATCACCGCCATCTCTCGCATACCCATGGCTTCTCTCAATTTG ATCGATTTGGCAGGGATGGTTTCGAGCTGGAAGAAGAAATCCGATCCGATTTCCCATGCCCCTATTGTTTCGAGGAGTTTGATATAGCGTCCCTTTGCCAACATCTTGAAGATGAACATCCTTGTGAATCCAAACCCGCG ATCTGCCCCGTTTGTTCGGCTAAAGTCATCCGAGACGTATTAAGTCACATAACTCTACAACATGGACACCTATTCAAG TTTCAGAGACGGCGCAGATTGCGTAGAGTTCCCATTCCAAACAATCAAGCGCTGTCTCTGCTGGGTAAGGATCTTCGTGAAGCCCATCTTCAGGCGCTTCTTGGAAGCAGTACGTACCGATCCAACAATGCAGCTTCATCCAATGCTAATGCTGTTGCTGATCCTTTCCTGTCATCTCTTGTTTTGAACTTTACGGGTTCTGAAAGTGAGGAGATTTCAAAATCTGTGATGTCGAGTATTGAGGAAATCTCCTCAAAAAGTGATGCATCACTACCTATGTGGAAGTCGAG TTTGGATTCATCATTGAGTCGCGAAGAACGTGAAGAAAGAACGCGACAGGCAGCAGGGAGAGCCGTCTTTCTCCAAGATTTACTTGTCTCTGCTCTGTCTTCTGATTAG
- the LOC140829091 gene encoding protein DEHYDRATION-INDUCED 19 homolog 4-like isoform X1, translating to MDSDFWTTRLPAAKRQFNLQHHRHLSHTHGFSQFDRFGRDGFELEEEIRSDFPCPYCFEEFDIASLCQHLEDEHPCESKPAICPVCSAKVIRDVLSHITLQHGHLFKFQRRRRLRRVPIPNNQALSLLGKDLREAHLQALLGSSTYRSNNAASSNANAVADPFLSSLVLNFTGSESEEISKSVMSSIEEISSKSDASLPMWKSSSLDSSLSREEREERTRQAAGRAVFLQDLLVSALSSD from the exons ATGGATTCTGATTTCTGGACCACTCGCCTGCCCGCTGCGAAAAGGCAGTTCAATCTGCAGCATCACCGCCATCTCTCGCATACCCATGGCTTCTCTCAATTTG ATCGATTTGGCAGGGATGGTTTCGAGCTGGAAGAAGAAATCCGATCCGATTTCCCATGCCCCTATTGTTTCGAGGAGTTTGATATAGCGTCCCTTTGCCAACATCTTGAAGATGAACATCCTTGTGAATCCAAACCCGCG ATCTGCCCCGTTTGTTCGGCTAAAGTCATCCGAGACGTATTAAGTCACATAACTCTACAACATGGACACCTATTCAAG TTTCAGAGACGGCGCAGATTGCGTAGAGTTCCCATTCCAAACAATCAAGCGCTGTCTCTGCTGGGTAAGGATCTTCGTGAAGCCCATCTTCAGGCGCTTCTTGGAAGCAGTACGTACCGATCCAACAATGCAGCTTCATCCAATGCTAATGCTGTTGCTGATCCTTTCCTGTCATCTCTTGTTTTGAACTTTACGGGTTCTGAAAGTGAGGAGATTTCAAAATCTGTGATGTCGAGTATTGAGGAAATCTCCTCAAAAAGTGATGCATCACTACCTATGTGGAAGTCGAG CAGTTTGGATTCATCATTGAGTCGCGAAGAACGTGAAGAAAGAACGCGACAGGCAGCAGGGAGAGCCGTCTTTCTCCAAGATTTACTTGTCTCTGCTCTGTCTTCTGATTAG